The Paeniglutamicibacter sulfureus genome includes a region encoding these proteins:
- a CDS encoding gamma-glutamyl-gamma-aminobutyrate hydrolase family protein produces MTDGPSAARRPLIGVPGMWSAKVQGMRFAGAAVAVGVLAGIDRAGGEPVVLFPGSSESAADQVARLDGVVIPGGADIDPRRYGSEPDEHYWPADYPGQDDYEAGLLRACLDSGIPTLAICRGMQLLNVIHGGTLVGHLAPGEIQHRGAEHPVTCEPGTLLAAVLGHAPVRTSSYHHQAVERIGAGLRVAATAPDGVVEALEVPGASLLAVQWHPEDLAEASATDHALFSWVVEAARTRRATESHREQTKTLEVLSL; encoded by the coding sequence ATGACGGACGGTCCAAGCGCCGCCCGCCGCCCGCTGATAGGCGTCCCGGGCATGTGGTCGGCCAAGGTGCAGGGCATGCGCTTCGCTGGGGCTGCAGTGGCCGTCGGGGTGCTGGCCGGCATTGACAGGGCCGGAGGGGAACCTGTGGTCCTGTTTCCGGGCAGCAGCGAGTCGGCGGCCGACCAAGTGGCGCGATTGGACGGGGTGGTCATTCCAGGCGGCGCCGACATCGACCCGCGCCGCTACGGAAGCGAGCCGGACGAGCACTATTGGCCGGCCGACTACCCGGGACAGGACGACTACGAGGCCGGTCTACTACGGGCCTGCCTCGATTCAGGGATCCCGACCCTGGCCATCTGCCGGGGTATGCAATTGCTCAACGTCATCCACGGCGGAACGCTGGTGGGCCATTTGGCACCCGGCGAGATCCAGCACCGCGGTGCCGAGCACCCGGTGACCTGCGAGCCCGGCACTCTCCTTGCCGCGGTCCTGGGGCATGCCCCGGTGCGTACATCCTCGTACCACCACCAGGCGGTCGAGCGCATCGGCGCGGGGTTGCGGGTTGCCGCCACGGCGCCGGACGGAGTCGTTGAGGCGCTGGAGGTTCCTGGCGCATCGCTGCTGGCGGTCCAATGGCATCCCGAGGATCTGGCCGAGGCATCGGCCACCGATCATGCACTTTTCAGCTGGGTCGTCGAGGCAGCCCGGACCCGCCGGGCCACCGAGTCCCACCGCGAGCAGACGAAAACCTTGGAGGTTTTGAGTTTATGA
- a CDS encoding cache domain-containing protein translates to MSLSQPAVAALGSISGWFNDASADTYAMAAAVTDLLTRDVTPGALVTKHDLTGLKALASDFLQRHSFAVGSGATFSSARISEGQGVLEWWTPGPSGAEKLVFDLDPDGERFYDYEHLPFFSAAERTGEATIWGPYVDYLGSDEYILTHTAPFKIHGEFAGVAGYDVTVRALEEIFLPALRSIPGHAALLNSSDRVIIGNSGAYLVGERIKAAPSESRIVPLAVPHLGLSMLVPA, encoded by the coding sequence ATGAGTCTCTCCCAACCGGCAGTCGCAGCGTTGGGGTCCATCTCCGGGTGGTTCAACGACGCATCGGCCGACACCTATGCGATGGCCGCCGCGGTCACCGACCTGCTTACTCGAGATGTCACCCCGGGCGCACTGGTCACGAAACACGATCTGACCGGGTTGAAGGCACTGGCATCGGATTTCCTGCAGCGGCATTCATTCGCTGTTGGGTCCGGGGCAACGTTCTCCTCGGCTCGGATCAGCGAGGGACAAGGGGTCCTCGAGTGGTGGACGCCAGGGCCGAGTGGGGCCGAAAAACTGGTATTTGACCTCGACCCGGATGGCGAGCGCTTTTACGACTACGAGCATCTTCCCTTCTTCAGCGCCGCTGAAAGGACCGGCGAGGCAACCATCTGGGGACCGTATGTCGATTACCTGGGATCCGACGAATACATTCTCACGCACACCGCCCCTTTCAAGATCCATGGCGAGTTTGCGGGGGTTGCCGGCTATGACGTGACAGTTCGGGCACTGGAAGAAATCTTCCTCCCCGCGTTGCGCTCGATCCCCGGCCATGCGGCCTTACTTAACTCCAGTGATCGGGTCATCATCGGCAACTCCGGTGCTTACCTCGTGGGAGAAAGGATCAAGGCCGCGCCCAGCGAAAGCCGGATCGTTCCCCTGGCGGTCCCGCACTTGGGCCTGTCCATGTTGGTTCCTGCGTAA
- a CDS encoding ABC transporter ATP-binding protein, which translates to MTITAPHTSTDFAVHATGLTKIYGEGTTRVEALRGVDVSFARGKFTAIMGPSGSGKSTLMHCLAGLDDASGGQIFIGGTDISKLNDDALTKMRREKVGFVFQSFNLVPTLTAEANILLPLALAGKKHDKEWLQTIVTTLGLTDRLNHKPHELSGGQQQRVAVARALLTRPEVVFGDEPTGNLDSRTGAEVLSLLRSSTREMGQTIIMVTHDAVAASYADTVLLMKDGELVGQLEDPTVDTVTQALSGLGA; encoded by the coding sequence ATGACCATTACTGCACCTCATACCAGCACCGATTTCGCTGTCCACGCGACGGGCCTGACCAAGATCTACGGCGAAGGAACCACGCGCGTCGAGGCCCTGCGCGGCGTCGACGTCTCCTTCGCCCGCGGCAAGTTCACCGCCATCATGGGCCCCTCGGGTTCCGGCAAGTCCACACTCATGCATTGCCTGGCCGGCCTGGATGATGCCAGCGGCGGGCAGATCTTCATCGGCGGGACGGACATCTCCAAGCTGAATGACGATGCACTGACCAAGATGCGCCGCGAAAAGGTCGGCTTCGTCTTCCAGTCCTTCAACCTTGTCCCCACGCTCACCGCGGAAGCCAACATCCTGCTGCCGCTGGCCCTGGCCGGCAAGAAGCACGACAAGGAGTGGCTGCAGACAATCGTCACCACCCTGGGGTTGACCGACCGCTTGAACCACAAGCCGCACGAACTCTCCGGCGGGCAGCAGCAACGCGTGGCCGTGGCCCGGGCCCTGCTCACCCGCCCCGAGGTCGTCTTCGGAGACGAGCCGACCGGCAACCTGGACTCGCGCACCGGCGCCGAGGTGCTCTCGCTGCTGCGTTCCTCGACCCGCGAGATGGGCCAGACCATCATCATGGTCACCCACGACGCGGTCGCGGCCTCCTACGCGGACACCGTGCTCTTGATGAAGGACGGCGAACTGGTAGGCCAGCTCGAGGATCCGACCGTCGACACGGTCACCCAGGCGCTTTCCGGGTTGGGTGCATGA
- a CDS encoding FadR/GntR family transcriptional regulator, which yields MPIDWAHFPIVWLGVPGLALNMSFQSQIYRSLPDLERSDAIVNRISKAITLGMLRVGERLPNEIEMSEMFGVAAATLRDALAVLRDQGIVETRRGRSGGTFILKQPQFQLEAMREWLMTTSIAEIRDLGDEQSAIAAATVRLACDRAEPHELERLQDMARSLVMADSAQAKARADSRFHIELAVTAQSTRLANAEIRLQAETVEVLWSPLVDEFDAERATAEHLALVRAVSENRSQQGQQLVIDHIRRSTHHLIDTKLALSYSTDLKENQ from the coding sequence GTGCCGATAGACTGGGCACACTTTCCGATTGTTTGGCTTGGAGTACCCGGTTTGGCTTTAAATATGTCTTTCCAGTCGCAGATCTATCGATCCTTGCCCGATCTGGAACGTTCCGATGCCATCGTCAACCGCATCTCCAAGGCGATCACTCTTGGCATGCTGCGCGTCGGCGAACGCCTACCCAACGAAATCGAGATGTCAGAGATGTTCGGCGTTGCCGCAGCCACCCTGCGCGACGCCTTGGCCGTCCTGCGCGACCAGGGGATCGTCGAGACCAGGCGCGGACGTAGCGGCGGGACCTTCATCCTGAAGCAACCGCAATTCCAGTTGGAGGCCATGCGAGAGTGGCTCATGACCACATCGATTGCCGAGATCCGGGATTTGGGCGACGAGCAGTCAGCCATTGCCGCGGCCACAGTCCGCCTGGCATGCGACCGGGCCGAGCCGCATGAACTGGAGAGGCTGCAGGATATGGCCCGCTCGTTGGTCATGGCCGACAGCGCCCAGGCCAAGGCAAGGGCCGATAGCCGCTTTCACATCGAATTGGCGGTGACTGCCCAATCCACCCGGCTGGCCAATGCCGAAATTCGGTTGCAAGCCGAAACGGTGGAGGTGTTGTGGTCACCGTTGGTCGATGAGTTTGATGCGGAACGGGCCACCGCGGAACACCTGGCACTGGTGCGGGCCGTGTCCGAAAACCGCAGCCAACAAGGGCAGCAATTGGTGATTGACCATATCCGACGCAGCACGCACCACCTCATTGATACGAAGCTGGCACTGAGCTACTCCACCGATTTGAAGGAAAACCAATGA
- a CDS encoding gamma-glutamyl-gamma-aminobutyrate hydrolase family protein gives MSTDPREDRVLTLDEVIPEGFDLLPPDAPLVAVVVSLTFPGMVGESHRIMRDFTRSAFDQLLESGARAVLIDSSAADPQAALAAEEADGVLFLGGGDVDGSLYELQGPIPKAYGVDRTADEFCIAMIHRTLEKDQPLLAICRGSQLLNVALGGTLVPDIVPSTLHQGQSGQPMFLDEWVTLAEGSKIHGILGHERVTVRSGHHQAVDRVATDLVVSAVADDGIVEGTEHPGKTWVVAVQWHPEDRDGSAEDRRAIIGALVEQAVLRRLQLARHAQTA, from the coding sequence ATGAGCACCGATCCACGAGAAGACCGGGTATTGACCCTGGACGAGGTCATCCCGGAAGGGTTTGACTTGCTTCCCCCGGATGCTCCGCTGGTGGCAGTGGTGGTATCACTGACTTTCCCCGGCATGGTTGGCGAAAGCCACAGGATCATGCGCGACTTCACTCGCAGTGCCTTCGACCAATTACTCGAAAGCGGTGCCCGCGCTGTGCTGATCGACAGCTCCGCGGCGGACCCACAGGCAGCGCTGGCCGCCGAGGAAGCCGACGGCGTTTTGTTTCTCGGCGGCGGCGACGTGGACGGGTCGCTGTACGAACTTCAAGGGCCGATCCCCAAGGCCTACGGGGTGGACCGCACCGCCGATGAATTCTGCATCGCCATGATCCATCGGACCCTGGAGAAGGACCAACCGCTGCTCGCCATCTGCCGGGGATCCCAGCTTTTGAACGTGGCACTCGGCGGGACATTGGTGCCGGACATCGTTCCCTCGACCCTGCACCAGGGGCAATCCGGCCAGCCGATGTTCCTCGACGAATGGGTGACTCTCGCCGAAGGTAGCAAGATCCACGGGATCCTTGGCCATGAGCGAGTCACTGTGCGTTCCGGGCACCACCAGGCCGTGGACCGCGTGGCAACTGACTTGGTCGTCAGCGCCGTGGCCGACGACGGGATCGTGGAGGGCACCGAGCACCCCGGGAAAACCTGGGTCGTGGCCGTGCAATGGCATCCGGAGGACCGGGACGGATCCGCTGAAGACCGCCGCGCGATCATCGGAGCCTTGGTGGAACAGGCCGTTCTGCGGCGCCTGCAACTGGCTCGGCACGCGCAGACTGCCTGA
- a CDS encoding cytochrome P450, giving the protein MSVETAPNQLNVPYLDISDPSFAMQSEELRNAREASWYAKTNYGIAVLRYDEVSKLLKSPKLIQGSAKWPAHNGVHGGLFFDWWTKNLLVLEGEDHHRIRRLLNPAFSPRLIKDLVPRFQALANELIDEFIDSGSCEFIGDFAEPYATRVLTILLGIPESEWPTIARLASTIGLALGVTFKQDLDKVDAAVAELYAYAEDLIKDRQANPGEDFVSRLVLASRDGDKLNDEELRNALVLLIFGGMDTTRNQLGLAMQSFMRNPEQWELLSARPELGAKAVEEVMRINPTVTWVTREAVEDFTYQGLEIAAGTTVHLFTQASGTDPLAFPNPELDLLGEHPAHYGFGGGVHHCLGHFVARADMSEALPLLASRLGNPHLTGGDEWLPDSGNTGPIRLPIGFTKRN; this is encoded by the coding sequence ATGAGTGTCGAAACCGCCCCGAACCAACTCAACGTCCCCTATCTCGACATCTCGGATCCGAGCTTCGCCATGCAGTCCGAAGAGCTCCGCAATGCCCGCGAGGCCAGCTGGTATGCAAAGACCAACTACGGCATCGCCGTGTTGCGCTACGACGAAGTCAGCAAGCTGCTCAAGAGCCCCAAGCTCATCCAGGGCAGTGCCAAGTGGCCCGCCCACAACGGAGTGCATGGCGGACTGTTCTTTGACTGGTGGACCAAGAATCTGCTCGTGTTGGAGGGCGAGGACCACCACCGGATCCGGCGTTTGCTCAACCCGGCCTTTTCCCCGCGGCTGATCAAGGACCTGGTTCCACGCTTTCAGGCGCTGGCTAACGAACTCATTGACGAATTCATTGACAGCGGCTCCTGCGAGTTCATCGGAGATTTCGCCGAACCGTATGCCACCCGCGTGCTGACCATCTTGTTGGGCATTCCGGAAAGCGAATGGCCGACCATTGCCCGGCTTGCCTCCACCATAGGTCTGGCACTTGGCGTCACCTTCAAACAGGACCTGGACAAGGTCGACGCGGCGGTGGCCGAGTTGTACGCCTACGCCGAAGACCTCATCAAGGACCGCCAAGCAAACCCGGGCGAGGATTTTGTCTCCCGGCTGGTCCTGGCCAGCCGGGACGGCGACAAGCTTAACGACGAGGAACTGCGCAACGCACTGGTGCTGCTGATTTTCGGGGGCATGGACACCACCCGCAACCAGCTAGGGCTGGCCATGCAATCCTTCATGCGCAACCCGGAGCAGTGGGAATTGTTGTCGGCGCGGCCGGAGCTCGGCGCCAAGGCCGTCGAAGAGGTCATGCGCATCAACCCAACCGTCACCTGGGTAACCCGCGAGGCAGTCGAGGACTTCACCTATCAGGGACTTGAAATCGCCGCCGGCACCACCGTGCACCTATTCACCCAGGCTTCCGGCACCGATCCGCTCGCGTTCCCCAACCCCGAACTGGACCTGCTTGGTGAGCACCCCGCCCACTACGGGTTCGGCGGCGGAGTACACCACTGCCTCGGTCACTTCGTGGCCCGTGCCGACATGAGCGAGGCACTTCCGTTGTTGGCCAGCCGCCTCGGCAACCCGCACCTGACTGGCGGGGACGAGTGGCTGCCCGACTCGGGCAACACCGGTCCGATTCGGCTACCCATCGGTTTCACCAAGCGCAACTAG
- a CDS encoding VanZ family protein: MPMLYFAVPTVALLITLGLAASIALLAALLWFASRGNVRAKRSVLLVAIPAWAIGLAVAVLPAAPLPDPSIPAGTFNWIPFLAHRERDLGVEMLANLGLFAPLGLMLGFCWRRFAVLKTTLLVLGISICVEATQLALRNNRASDITDIITNTAGGFIAAMIGWALVSLIGNRKATAETPVPDSLLER, from the coding sequence ATGCCTATGCTCTATTTCGCCGTCCCCACCGTTGCCCTGCTCATAACGCTGGGCCTTGCTGCCAGCATTGCCCTGCTGGCCGCGCTACTGTGGTTCGCTTCCAGGGGCAATGTCCGAGCGAAACGCAGCGTGCTGCTCGTGGCCATTCCCGCATGGGCCATTGGTCTGGCCGTGGCCGTGCTGCCCGCCGCTCCCCTGCCTGACCCTTCAATCCCGGCTGGTACCTTCAATTGGATTCCGTTCCTGGCGCACCGGGAACGCGACCTGGGCGTGGAGATGCTGGCGAACCTCGGGCTCTTTGCCCCGCTGGGATTGATGTTGGGCTTTTGTTGGCGTCGGTTCGCGGTGCTGAAAACCACCCTCTTGGTGCTGGGCATTTCAATCTGCGTTGAGGCCACCCAGTTGGCGCTGCGCAACAACCGCGCCTCGGACATCACCGACATCATCACCAACACCGCCGGCGGATTCATTGCGGCAATGATCGGGTGGGCGCTCGTTTCGCTCATCGGAAACAGGAAAGCCACGGCCGAGACCCCCGTCCCGGATTCACTGCTGGAGAGGTAG
- a CDS encoding NAD(P)/FAD-dependent oxidoreductase: MGQRIIVAGASLGGLRAAEQLRAAGWEGEILVVGEEAHPPYNRPPLSKDVLAAPGTPEEALAKLAFRPRRSATGIQWRLGTRIAASNLTDRTITLNDGEELGFDGLVIATGLRPARVEAPGPLSGRHVLRSIDDALALHAVLLPGTRVAVIGSGFIGCESAATAASLGCAVTLVEGRTGPMERPLGSALSAGVREMLSRRGVDCREAVSVVAYRGEGACTGIELSDGSTVSADVIIEAVGSHANVEWLQGNGLDLGDGVECDRYLRVLAVDGQPVPGVVAVGDIARYPDVRNGLPARRVEHWATPTDTAKIAAPALIAGIVGRTPAEAPAPLPSFWTEIFGTRINGVGSPALAEETRILEGDPGQPQEGVAVGYYRGNTLIGVVNAGLPASRHLHYRQLVLDAGVLVTN, translated from the coding sequence ATGGGTCAGCGGATCATTGTCGCCGGCGCTTCGCTCGGGGGACTGCGCGCCGCAGAACAGCTGCGCGCTGCCGGGTGGGAAGGAGAAATCCTGGTCGTCGGGGAGGAAGCGCATCCTCCCTATAACCGTCCTCCGCTCTCCAAGGACGTCCTGGCAGCACCGGGAACACCCGAGGAGGCCCTTGCCAAGCTGGCCTTCCGGCCACGGCGCAGTGCCACCGGAATCCAGTGGCGCTTGGGGACGCGCATTGCTGCTTCCAATCTCACCGACCGCACCATCACCCTCAACGACGGGGAAGAACTTGGTTTCGACGGTTTGGTGATTGCCACGGGGTTGCGTCCGGCCCGCGTTGAGGCCCCCGGACCCTTGAGCGGTCGACACGTCTTGCGCAGCATCGATGACGCGCTGGCCCTACATGCGGTGCTCCTGCCGGGAACCCGGGTAGCGGTGATCGGCTCGGGGTTCATCGGATGCGAAAGCGCGGCCACCGCGGCCTCGCTGGGCTGCGCAGTGACCCTCGTGGAGGGACGCACTGGCCCCATGGAGCGACCTCTGGGATCGGCACTTTCCGCCGGGGTGCGGGAAATGCTCTCGCGTCGCGGTGTGGACTGCCGGGAGGCGGTCTCCGTGGTCGCCTATCGGGGAGAAGGAGCCTGCACCGGCATCGAGCTTTCCGACGGCAGCACGGTGTCTGCGGACGTGATCATCGAGGCCGTGGGATCCCATGCCAATGTCGAATGGCTGCAGGGAAACGGACTGGACCTCGGCGACGGCGTGGAATGCGACAGGTACCTGCGCGTCCTAGCCGTCGACGGGCAACCGGTGCCCGGCGTTGTGGCCGTCGGAGACATTGCGCGGTACCCCGATGTCCGCAACGGGCTGCCCGCCCGGCGCGTGGAGCACTGGGCGACGCCCACCGACACTGCCAAGATCGCCGCCCCCGCGCTAATCGCCGGGATCGTCGGCCGGACGCCGGCAGAGGCCCCCGCCCCGCTTCCGTCTTTCTGGACCGAGATCTTCGGAACCCGGATCAACGGCGTCGGTTCCCCTGCCCTCGCCGAGGAAACCCGAATCCTGGAGGGCGACCCCGGCCAGCCCCAGGAGGGAGTCGCGGTGGGCTACTACCGCGGGAACACGCTCATAGGCGTCGTCAACGCCGGCTTGCCGGCATCGCGGCACTTGCATTACCGCCAGCTCGTGCTCGACGCCGGCGTACTTGTCACCAACTAA
- a CDS encoding ABC transporter substrate-binding protein has product MTTLKLACIDADAPPLFSLLDSNGQRTGYEPDAAKLVASRMGRTIEWVVMGWDEMLPSVRDHQVDAVWCGQGIIPERQAVVDFTRPYAVFDETVLVRKGDPARTPADIVGYRVAAIDGSANMALARTFEGAIIVPFSGDTVYEDMLAAVADSSVDAMVDDDVVLVPLGDDPRYDVAFTVATRNAWGIGVAKDNLFLREELNVALAAVIADGSLREVWDTWMPTLGFPLGHSLEAIAGSRA; this is encoded by the coding sequence ATGACAACGCTCAAACTGGCCTGCATCGACGCTGACGCGCCGCCGCTCTTTTCGCTCCTCGATTCCAACGGACAACGCACCGGATACGAACCGGACGCCGCGAAACTTGTGGCCTCGCGCATGGGCAGGACCATCGAATGGGTCGTTATGGGATGGGACGAGATGCTGCCCTCGGTACGCGACCACCAGGTGGATGCGGTGTGGTGCGGACAGGGCATCATTCCCGAACGCCAGGCTGTCGTAGATTTCACCCGCCCGTATGCGGTCTTCGATGAAACGGTGCTGGTGCGCAAGGGAGACCCTGCACGCACCCCGGCCGACATAGTCGGGTACCGGGTGGCCGCCATCGATGGCAGCGCCAATATGGCATTGGCTCGAACCTTCGAGGGGGCGATCATCGTTCCCTTCAGCGGGGACACCGTCTATGAAGACATGCTGGCGGCGGTCGCCGACTCCAGCGTCGATGCCATGGTCGACGATGACGTGGTGCTGGTGCCGCTGGGCGATGACCCGCGCTACGACGTGGCCTTTACCGTGGCAACCCGCAACGCGTGGGGGATCGGGGTCGCCAAGGACAACCTCTTCCTGCGCGAGGAACTCAACGTTGCACTGGCCGCCGTGATTGCCGACGGCAGCCTGCGCGAGGTGTGGGACACCTGGATGCCAACGCTCGGTTTTCCGTTGGGGCACAGCCTCGAGGCAATCGCGGGCAGCCGGGCATGA
- a CDS encoding glutamine synthetase family protein, which translates to MTLQALRTESDAMLDRESFSRHQARNLEPQIVKDLAAKIEAAGVEYIYYALPTIGSRVVAKMVPANHFRRNLEKGICFHRTALSDLQNDRHGNLIGGGIEAREFWALPEPESFVVLPWDTSVARIFCTAYEPPHLPEVGGRPLAIDTRSLLARTHAAFTERTGFEVRSGTEPEMTWEGPGLEVVKRPGSSPAYQVENLERMRPIYKKLVTYSKAMGLDMIEGDYEDDGQLELNWMYDRVENTADRLVTYRQICKQVAREFGVTASFMPKPYNGQMGNGCHHNLSLWDGDTNVIEDAGRLELHVSETARHAIGGMLAHAQGSMAVMASTVNSYKRFWDAGQFAPSTANWGLDSRGCLIRISANGRMEYRVPDAAVNPYLSHTLLIASMEDGINRKLEPGAPDEACDNAPALGAQLPLTLGDAIGAFVSDTYLTSQLPADLVSIYTKLKEEEWARYCGSITEWDREMYWETMP; encoded by the coding sequence ATGACCTTGCAAGCACTGAGAACCGAATCCGACGCCATGCTGGACCGCGAGTCCTTTTCCCGGCACCAGGCACGCAACCTAGAACCCCAGATCGTCAAGGATCTCGCGGCGAAGATCGAGGCCGCCGGGGTCGAGTACATCTACTACGCGCTGCCCACCATCGGATCGCGCGTGGTCGCCAAGATGGTTCCCGCCAACCACTTCCGCCGCAACCTGGAAAAGGGAATCTGCTTCCACCGCACGGCGCTATCCGACCTCCAAAACGACCGCCATGGAAACCTGATCGGCGGCGGCATCGAGGCCCGCGAGTTCTGGGCCCTGCCGGAGCCCGAATCCTTCGTGGTGCTGCCCTGGGACACCTCGGTCGCCCGAATCTTCTGCACCGCCTACGAGCCCCCGCACCTGCCGGAGGTCGGCGGTCGACCGCTTGCCATCGACACGCGTTCCCTCCTGGCACGCACCCACGCGGCGTTCACCGAGCGCACCGGTTTCGAAGTGCGCTCGGGCACCGAACCGGAAATGACATGGGAAGGCCCCGGACTCGAGGTCGTCAAGCGGCCCGGTTCCAGCCCCGCCTACCAGGTGGAAAACCTCGAGCGCATGCGCCCGATCTACAAGAAGCTCGTCACTTACTCCAAGGCCATGGGCCTGGACATGATCGAGGGCGACTACGAGGACGACGGACAGCTCGAACTGAACTGGATGTACGACCGCGTGGAAAACACCGCCGACCGGCTGGTCACCTACCGGCAGATCTGCAAGCAGGTAGCCCGCGAGTTCGGGGTCACCGCTTCCTTCATGCCCAAGCCCTACAACGGCCAGATGGGCAATGGCTGCCACCACAACCTCAGCCTCTGGGACGGGGACACCAACGTCATCGAGGACGCCGGACGTTTGGAACTGCACGTCTCGGAAACCGCGCGGCACGCCATTGGCGGCATGCTGGCCCACGCCCAGGGATCCATGGCCGTGATGGCCTCCACCGTGAACTCCTACAAGCGGTTCTGGGACGCCGGGCAATTTGCTCCCTCCACCGCCAACTGGGGCCTTGACTCGCGCGGCTGCCTGATCCGGATCTCTGCCAACGGCCGGATGGAGTACCGAGTGCCGGACGCGGCGGTGAACCCCTACTTGTCCCACACTTTGCTGATCGCCTCGATGGAGGACGGGATCAACCGCAAGCTCGAACCGGGCGCTCCCGACGAGGCCTGCGACAACGCGCCGGCGCTCGGTGCCCAGTTGCCGCTGACCCTCGGCGACGCCATCGGCGCGTTCGTTTCGGACACCTACCTGACCTCGCAGCTGCCGGCGGACCTGGTGTCCATCTACACCAAGCTCAAGGAAGAGGAATGGGCCCGCTACTGCGGCTCGATCACGGAATGGGACCGCGAAATGTACTGGGAGACGATGCCGTAA
- a CDS encoding ferredoxin — MAQITVDRKLCDNHGQCAIAAPKVFTMNDEGILEFEESFDDALLDEVEEAIDVCPVQAIFVQD, encoded by the coding sequence ATGGCACAAATCACCGTTGACCGTAAACTATGCGACAACCATGGCCAGTGCGCCATCGCAGCCCCGAAAGTCTTCACGATGAACGACGAAGGCATCCTCGAATTCGAGGAGTCCTTCGATGACGCATTGCTGGACGAGGTCGAGGAAGCCATCGATGTGTGTCCCGTCCAAGCCATCTTCGTGCAGGACTAA